From Dermochelys coriacea isolate rDerCor1 chromosome 9, rDerCor1.pri.v4, whole genome shotgun sequence, one genomic window encodes:
- the LOC119860938 gene encoding uncharacterized protein LOC119860938 isoform X3: MAPNTRFKVTSAIVGPPNLTLILVNENLTVNLSMPLTPYRRRNGTYKSVQKVLPNWKYRVSLSEKGVNINNVSLQPEGKITSHTFEFLKPNTNYCVTARVVRQQSKVSVQCIKTPDSPADFLWDLVLALVALLLLLLLSAVGFYFLKLYMYSSVSKMPFPKTLAILNEELHVNLWNKSLAHDLEGASVTLISVAGLAFNDNFPVEQERLQIQLLPEGCQAWEEEGYCANGFGPDYCENMVSSSSSGQLEFAGTVDSEAPLSSSGEMKDGYTGEVNYRTALEVQLPMGQLVFSEQLSPVSAGLARDGYMSDRGFRTCSEIQIPLHLQVYCKYSSLVSETCSLSPPTFSLRDLKKNTDGKRRGWPLMDWVDIPLSSVKLQQTNHSKRFVNGETQDRLAPFPRHLYSHTADKTMKDHKADLSRLGQSDVEQQEYLPMSQEQHGLPKHTELSDDPSGELYPKADDTKITTFSSYELHPQVLVL, translated from the exons CAATTGTGGGTCCCCCTAACCTAACTCTTATATTGGTGAATGAGAATCTGACCGTAAATCTGTCCATGCCACTCACCCCTTACCGCAGGAGAAATGGCACTTACAAGTCAGTCCAGAAAGTGCTACCGAACTGGAAGTACCGGGTCAGCCTTTCCGAAAAGGGTGTTAACATCAACAAC GTGTCCCTTCAGCCAGAGGGCAAGATAACTTCGCACACATTTGAGTTCCTGAAACCAAACACCAATTACTGTGTCACAGCCCGTGTGGTCAGACAGCAAAGCAAGGTGTCTGTGCAATGTATCAAGACTCCAGACAGTCCAGCAG ATTTCCTTTGGGACCTTGTTCTTGCTCTGGTtgccctcctcctgctgcttctgctgagCGCCGTTGGCTTCTATTTCCTCAAGCTCTACATGTATTCAAGCGTATCAAAAATGCCCTTCCCCAAAACACTG GCTATTCTGAATGAAGAGCTACATGTGAATCTCTGGAACAAGTCACTTGCCCATGACCTCGAGGGTGCCTCTGTCACTCTGATCTCGGTGGCTGGGCTTGCCTTCAATGATAACTTCCCAGTGGAGCAAGAAAGACTCCAAATCCAGCTACTTCCAGAAGGCTGCCAGGCCTGGGAGGAGGAAGGTTATTGTGCCAATGGGTTTGGTCCAGACTACTGTGAAAACATGGTCTCTTCCAGTTCCTCGGGCCAGCTGGAGTTTGCTGGCACTGTAGACTCTGAAGCCCCCTTGTCATCATCAGGAGAGATGAAGGATGGATATACAGGTGAGGTGAACTACAGGACTGCACTGGAGGTCCAGCTTCCTATGGGCCAGTTGGTGTTTTCTGAGCAGCTATCTCCAGTGTCAGCAGGACTGGCCAGAGATGGTTATATGAGTGACAGGGGCTTCCGGACTTGCTCAGAGATTCAGATTCCTCTGCACCTCCAGGTGTATTGCAAGTACTCATCTTTAGTATCAGAAACCTGCAGTCTTTCACCACCAACCTTCAGCCTCAGGGACCTTAAAAAGAACACTGATGGCAAGAGGAGAGGGTGGCCACTCATGGACTGGGTTGATATTCCTCTCAGCTCCGTGAAACTGCAGCAAACAAACCACTCCAAAAGGTTTGTCAATGGAGAAACACAAGACCGCCTTGCTCCTTTTCCCAGGCACTTGTATAGTCACACTGCTGATAAGACAATGAAGGACCACAAAGCAGACTTATCAAGGTTGGGTCAGAGTGATGTAGAGCAGCAGGAGTACCTACCTATGAGCCAAGAGCAGCATGGCCTCCCAAAGCACACAGAGCTTAGCGATGACCCCAGTGGGGAGCTGTACCCAAAGGCTGATGACACTAAGATCACAACTTTCTCTAGCTATGAATTACACCCTCAAGTGCTTGTCCTGTAG